In the genome of Fusobacterium necrogenes, one region contains:
- the pdxR gene encoding MocR-like pyridoxine biosynthesis transcription factor PdxR: MNNLKLFPGDTLYLKLYNFLKKDIEDKKILSKLPSIRKLAKDFNISIFTVIKAYELLEKDEYVASKKGSGFFIKNNRNQHIFYSEDYMANEDFKYNYFNENCTIDFSSASPKSNFFPIEILKDSINKILDTDGEKALLYEVPQGNINFRKTIVNNLKSFNIFTNLDNIQIISGAQQGINLLSQILIQSGDIVVIENPTYKGAINSFLNSGASIKKISIEEDGINLDELESFLKFNKIKLLYTIPIFQNPTGVTLSEKKKIKLLKLAAKYDFYILEDDSSSDIYFNKKILPLKNFDNNNRVIYIKSYSKVFMPGFRLGFMITPNSLINEIVRAKYSSDISTSGLNQRVFQHFLENNIWEEYTEKLRIHFKEKQLFLIEKLSNIDKISFSKPQGGLSFWIKLPNNITGEAVYFKLIKQGVKIIPGVVFSNDFSNYIRLSFAQCSLEDIDRGVEILRSTIEELNSL, translated from the coding sequence ATGAATAATTTAAAACTATTTCCTGGAGATACTCTATATTTAAAACTATATAACTTTTTAAAAAAAGATATTGAAGATAAAAAAATTTTATCTAAACTTCCTAGTATTAGAAAATTAGCAAAGGATTTTAATATAAGTATTTTTACAGTAATAAAAGCTTATGAACTATTAGAGAAAGATGAATATGTTGCTAGTAAAAAAGGGAGTGGTTTTTTTATAAAAAATAATAGGAATCAACATATTTTTTACTCTGAAGATTATATGGCAAATGAAGATTTTAAATATAATTACTTCAATGAAAATTGTACAATTGATTTTTCTTCTGCATCTCCTAAAAGTAATTTTTTCCCCATTGAAATTTTAAAAGATAGTATTAATAAAATATTAGATACCGATGGAGAAAAAGCCTTACTCTATGAAGTTCCACAAGGAAATATCAACTTTAGAAAAACTATTGTTAATAATTTAAAAAGTTTTAATATTTTTACAAACTTAGATAATATTCAAATCATATCAGGAGCACAACAGGGAATTAATCTATTGAGTCAAATTTTAATTCAAAGTGGGGATATTGTTGTTATTGAAAATCCTACATATAAGGGAGCTATAAATAGTTTTTTAAATAGTGGAGCATCTATAAAAAAGATTTCAATTGAAGAGGATGGAATCAATTTAGATGAATTAGAGAGTTTTCTTAAATTTAATAAGATAAAACTTCTCTATACAATACCTATATTTCAAAATCCCACTGGAGTAACTCTATCTGAAAAGAAAAAAATAAAACTTTTAAAATTAGCTGCAAAGTATGACTTTTATATTCTTGAAGATGACAGCAGCTCAGATATATATTTTAATAAAAAAATTTTACCTTTAAAAAATTTTGATAATAATAATCGAGTAATCTATATAAAAAGTTATTCAAAAGTTTTTATGCCTGGTTTTAGACTTGGATTCATGATAACTCCTAACTCTCTTATCAATGAAATTGTTCGAGCTAAATACTCTTCAGATATTTCAACTTCAGGATTAAATCAGAGGGTTTTTCAACATTTTTTAGAAAATAATATTTGGGAAGAGTATACTGAAAAACTTAGAATTCATTTTAAAGAAAAACAACTCTTCCTCATTGAGAAACTTTCAAACATAGATAAAATTTCTTTTTCTAAACCTCAAGGGGGGCTCTCTTTTTGGATAAAACTTCCTAATAATATAACTGGAGAAGCTGTATATTTTAAACTCATTAAACAAGGAGTTAAAATTATTCCAGGAGTTGTTTTTTCCAATGATTTTTCTAACTATATTAGATTAAGCTTTGCTCAATGCTCACTTGAAGATATAGATAGAGGAGTTGAAATACTAAGAAGTACTATTGAGGAATTAAACTCTCTTTAA
- the upp gene encoding uracil phosphoribosyltransferase, which translates to MAVIEINHPLIQHKLTIMRSIETDTKSFRENLNEIAKLMTYEATKNLKLQDKEVTTPLMTTIGCELQDRLAIVPILRAGLGMTDGILDLMPTAKVGHIGVYRNEETLEPVYYYCKLPVDITSRKVIVVDPMLATGGSAVYAIDYLKNSGVKDIIFMCLVAAPEGIAKLLNKHPDVAIYTAKIDQGLTAEGYIYPGLGDCGDRIFGTK; encoded by the coding sequence ATGGCAGTAATAGAGATAAATCATCCATTAATTCAGCATAAGTTGACGATTATGAGAAGCATAGAAACAGATACTAAATCATTTAGGGAAAACTTAAATGAGATAGCAAAACTTATGACATATGAGGCAACAAAAAATTTGAAATTACAAGATAAAGAAGTTACAACCCCACTTATGACAACAATAGGGTGTGAGTTACAAGATAGACTAGCTATTGTTCCCATCTTAAGAGCAGGACTTGGAATGACAGATGGTATATTAGACCTTATGCCTACTGCTAAAGTTGGACATATAGGTGTATATAGAAATGAAGAAACTTTAGAACCGGTATATTACTATTGTAAACTTCCTGTAGATATTACATCTAGAAAGGTAATAGTTGTAGACCCAATGTTAGCTACTGGTGGTTCAGCTGTATATGCTATTGACTATTTAAAAAATAGTGGAGTAAAGGATATAATATTTATGTGTTTAGTAGCTGCTCCAGAAGGAATAGCAAAATTATTAAACAAACATCCTGATGTAGCTATATATACAGCTAAAATTGACCAAGGATTAACAGCAGAAGGATATATCTATCCAGGACTTGGAGATTGTGGAGATAGAATATTTGGAACTAAATAA
- the rpmE gene encoding 50S ribosomal protein L31 → MKNGIHPQYNVVTVECTCGEKFETRSTYARGSELKVAVCSKCHPFYTGKAKFIDAAGRVDKFNKKYSFGK, encoded by the coding sequence ATGAAAAACGGAATTCATCCACAATATAATGTTGTAACTGTTGAGTGTACTTGTGGAGAAAAATTCGAAACAAGATCAACTTATGCTAGAGGAAGTGAACTTAAGGTAGCTGTATGCTCAAAGTGCCATCCATTTTATACTGGAAAGGCTAAGTTTATTGATGCAGCTGGAAGAGTTGATAAATTCAATAAGAAGTACAGCTTTGGAAAATAG
- a CDS encoding ribonuclease H family protein, producing the protein MTKKFYAYFLENEKVTGIVETWDECKNLVHGKKARYKSFSTRIECENWLETGANYEKKAGIKKEIQQNLPIGIYFDAGTGRGIGVETRITDEKGNSLTHFNSYGYPSNEFGNVYLGKEKTNNFGELLGLLLAIDIATKGNYKHIYGDSNLVLFFWSKGIFKKDTLPCETIELILKVIEARKKFELSGGSIEYISGDYNPADLGFHK; encoded by the coding sequence GTGACAAAAAAATTTTATGCATACTTTTTAGAAAATGAAAAAGTTACTGGAATTGTTGAAACATGGGACGAATGTAAAAACTTAGTTCATGGAAAAAAAGCTAGATATAAATCATTTTCTACAAGAATCGAATGTGAAAATTGGTTAGAGACAGGGGCTAACTATGAAAAAAAAGCTGGGATAAAAAAAGAAATTCAACAAAATCTTCCAATAGGAATATATTTTGATGCAGGAACTGGTAGAGGAATAGGAGTAGAAACAAGAATTACTGATGAAAAAGGAAATTCACTTACCCATTTTAATTCTTATGGATATCCCTCTAATGAATTTGGAAATGTCTATTTAGGTAAAGAAAAAACAAATAACTTTGGTGAATTACTTGGACTCTTACTAGCTATTGATATTGCTACAAAAGGAAATTACAAACATATTTATGGTGATAGTAATTTAGTTTTATTCTTTTGGTCTAAAGGAATTTTTAAAAAAGATACACTTCCTTGTGAAACTATAGAATTAATCCTAAAAGTTATAGAAGCTAGAAAAAAATTTGAGCTTTCTGGAGGAAGTATAGAATATATATCTGGAGACTATAATCCTGCTGACTTAGGGTTTCATAAATAA
- a CDS encoding TMEM164-related integral membrane acyltransferase yields the protein METFKLFSIEHFMMILMTFLFFLFLLFLANFFNKRYFAKISAIIIFCIKLAELIYRYLYNGEQIFELLPLHLCNISLIFGILMMLSASKTLFQLCFYWNLGAVFAIITPDIKYSFPNFITLSFFVTHFYIIFTVAYAYIFFRFRPALWGYFMAFFTLNLLSLGVYFINDILGTNYLYVNRLPNFSSPLNYFGEWPYYIIVVEMIYIILTYLIYFPFKSKSVKFGKSKFY from the coding sequence ATGGAAACTTTTAAATTATTTAGTATTGAACATTTCATGATGATTCTTATGACTTTTTTATTTTTCTTATTTTTGTTATTTCTAGCTAATTTTTTCAATAAAAGATATTTTGCAAAAATTTCGGCTATTATAATTTTTTGTATAAAATTAGCTGAGCTTATATATAGATATTTGTATAATGGAGAACAAATTTTTGAACTTCTACCATTACATCTTTGTAATATTTCACTAATATTTGGTATTTTAATGATGCTTAGTGCTTCTAAAACATTATTTCAACTATGTTTTTATTGGAACTTAGGAGCAGTTTTTGCTATTATTACTCCTGATATTAAATATTCTTTTCCTAATTTTATAACATTAAGTTTTTTTGTTACTCATTTTTATATAATATTTACAGTAGCTTATGCTTATATATTTTTTAGATTTCGTCCAGCCCTTTGGGGATATTTTATGGCATTCTTTACTCTTAATTTACTATCTTTAGGAGTTTATTTTATAAACGATATTCTTGGTACTAACTATCTATATGTAAATAGACTACCAAATTTTTCATCACCTCTTAACTACTTTGGAGAATGGCCTTACTATATAATTGTTGTAGAAATGATATATATTATCCTTACATATCTTATCTACTTTCCATTTAAAAGTAAGAGCGTTAAATTTGGAAAATCTAAATTTTATTAA
- a CDS encoding TDT family transporter, translated as MTFFKDILKSLPVALTGLALGISGISAVLSIILNPTFLYIGNFISIILLVPIIIKNLLHFEIFKEELKHPTLGSFIPTLDMALMNFSTILYNFSFLLGKLLWFLCILLHLIFAISFIYHRLKNWDIKHMLPSWFVPPIGIVVACVNSNSMGMPHLSHALFYIGFIFYIIMLPMMLYRIIFVERIDEARLPTFAIMAAPPNLCLAGYLVAFSNPNPIIINFLFPLGLFMTALIYIAMFKIFRLNFTPIYASFTFPLAISSTAILKYSNYIKKFDSTKGEIWYIFACIAAIIATIIITSIFIKMLIFLKKNIIKI; from the coding sequence ATGACATTTTTTAAAGATATTTTGAAATCTCTACCAGTTGCTCTTACAGGATTAGCTTTAGGAATTTCTGGAATTAGTGCTGTTTTATCTATAATTTTAAATCCTACATTCTTATATATTGGAAATTTTATTTCAATAATTCTCCTAGTCCCAATTATTATAAAAAATCTTCTTCATTTTGAAATTTTTAAAGAAGAATTAAAACATCCAACTTTAGGTAGTTTTATCCCTACACTTGATATGGCTCTAATGAATTTTTCAACCATACTATACAACTTCTCATTTTTATTAGGTAAACTACTTTGGTTTTTATGTATATTACTACATCTCATATTTGCCATATCTTTTATCTATCATAGATTAAAAAACTGGGATATTAAACATATGCTTCCAAGTTGGTTTGTTCCTCCTATTGGAATCGTTGTTGCTTGTGTTAACTCAAATTCAATGGGAATGCCTCATCTATCACATGCACTTTTCTACATAGGATTTATATTCTATATCATAATGTTACCAATGATGCTTTATAGAATAATCTTTGTTGAAAGAATAGATGAAGCTAGATTACCAACATTTGCTATTATGGCTGCTCCACCTAATCTTTGTTTAGCTGGATACTTAGTAGCTTTTAGTAATCCTAATCCAATTATAATTAATTTTCTCTTCCCATTGGGATTATTTATGACAGCACTCATCTATATAGCTATGTTTAAAATATTTAGACTTAATTTTACGCCTATATATGCTTCTTTTACTTTTCCATTAGCTATTAGTTCGACAGCCATATTAAAATATTCAAACTATATCAAAAAATTTGACTCCACTAAAGGAGAAATATGGTATATTTTTGCATGTATAGCTGCTATAATAGCCACTATAATTATAACTAGTATTTTTATAAAAATGTTAATTTTTCTCAAGAAAAATATAATTAAAATATAA
- a CDS encoding CoA-disulfide reductase, with amino-acid sequence MKKIIIIGGVAAGMSAAAKAKRLNSELEIVVYEKTNIVSWGACGLPYYVGDFYQDANIMVAREPEQFAKDGIKIKSLHEVIDVDISKREVTVLDKENGRVFSDNYDELIVTTGASAAKLDIKNSEVRNIFNLKDFSDGIELKKEILKSENQKIIIIGAGYIGLEAAEAVIHLGKEVRIIQHSSRVLLGSFDKEITDLMEEELNKTEKLKLHLNEGVQEFLSKDGKVSGVKTDKGEYLADIVIVAIGVKPNTDFLKDKGFEMLRNGALIIDGKGKTNVDGVYAAGDCASVYHKIRRENVYIPLATTSNKIGRVVGEHLAGVEIEFKGTLGSAAIKIMNLEAGRTGITEEEAKSLNIPYGSVFIEDVNQTSYYPGQEPLYAKLIFHNETREILGGQLIGKKGAVLRVDVLAAAIDKNMTIDELGMLDLCYAPPFSLTWDTLNTLGNVAKSKLNKK; translated from the coding sequence GTGAAAAAAATTATTATTATTGGAGGAGTTGCTGCTGGAATGAGTGCAGCTGCAAAAGCAAAAAGATTGAATTCAGAATTAGAGATAGTAGTATATGAAAAAACTAATATTGTTTCATGGGGAGCCTGTGGATTACCTTATTATGTAGGAGACTTTTATCAAGATGCTAATATAATGGTAGCCCGTGAACCTGAGCAATTTGCTAAGGATGGAATTAAAATAAAAAGTTTACATGAAGTTATAGATGTAGATATTAGTAAGAGAGAGGTAACTGTATTAGATAAAGAAAATGGGAGAGTTTTTAGTGATAATTATGATGAGCTAATAGTTACAACTGGTGCTTCAGCAGCAAAATTGGATATAAAAAATTCAGAAGTAAGAAATATTTTTAATTTAAAAGATTTTAGTGATGGAATAGAGTTAAAAAAGGAGATATTAAAGTCAGAAAATCAAAAGATTATAATTATAGGAGCTGGATATATAGGATTAGAGGCAGCTGAGGCAGTTATACATTTAGGGAAAGAGGTTAGAATTATTCAACATTCATCAAGAGTTTTGCTTGGGAGCTTTGATAAAGAGATTACTGACTTAATGGAAGAGGAATTAAATAAAACAGAAAAATTAAAGCTACATCTTAATGAAGGAGTGCAGGAGTTTTTATCTAAAGATGGAAAAGTGAGTGGAGTGAAGACAGATAAAGGAGAATATTTAGCTGATATCGTAATAGTAGCGATAGGAGTAAAACCAAATACAGATTTCTTGAAGGATAAAGGATTTGAGATGTTGAGAAATGGAGCTTTAATTATAGATGGAAAGGGGAAAACGAATGTAGATGGAGTTTACGCTGCTGGAGATTGTGCTAGTGTTTATCATAAAATAAGAAGGGAAAATGTGTATATACCATTAGCAACTACTTCAAATAAGATAGGAAGAGTTGTTGGTGAACATTTGGCAGGAGTAGAGATTGAGTTTAAGGGTACATTAGGTTCTGCTGCTATAAAAATTATGAATTTAGAAGCTGGTAGAACAGGAATAACAGAAGAAGAAGCAAAAAGCTTAAATATTCCATATGGAAGTGTATTTATAGAAGATGTAAATCAAACTTCATATTATCCTGGACAGGAGCCATTATATGCTAAATTAATTTTTCATAATGAAACAAGAGAAATACTTGGAGGACAATTAATAGGGAAAAAAGGAGCAGTATTGAGGGTAGATGTATTGGCTGCAGCTATTGATAAGAATATGACAATAGATGAATTAGGAATGTTAGATTTATGCTATGCTCCACCATTTTCCCTAACATGGGACACTTTAAATACTCTTGGAAATGTAGCCAAATCAAAGCTCAATAAAAAATAA
- a CDS encoding threonine/serine exporter family protein, with the protein MIDIYFNNWLVQIIASIIATIGFGIMFNIKNRNLIHTGIAGGISWVVYLLGKNCNLTDGLNYFLASLCLSLYSEIAARKLKTPVTTILIAALIPLAPGGGIYYMMYNLINKNYSLAIEKGISTFIIAGAMAVGIFTATNMMRIFKKSTKK; encoded by the coding sequence ATGATAGATATATATTTTAATAATTGGTTGGTACAGATAATTGCTTCAATAATTGCTACTATTGGATTTGGAATAATGTTTAATATCAAAAATAGAAATTTAATTCATACAGGAATAGCTGGAGGAATAAGTTGGGTAGTATATCTTTTGGGAAAGAATTGTAATTTGACAGATGGACTTAATTATTTTTTGGCTTCATTATGTCTTTCACTTTATTCAGAAATAGCTGCTAGAAAATTAAAAACTCCGGTTACAACCATATTAATAGCAGCTCTTATACCACTTGCACCAGGCGGAGGAATATACTATATGATGTATAATTTAATTAATAAGAATTATTCTTTAGCAATAGAAAAAGGAATAAGTACATTTATAATAGCTGGTGCTATGGCAGTAGGTATATTTACAGCTACTAACATGATGAGAATATTTAAAAAAAGTACAAAAAAATAG
- a CDS encoding threonine/serine exporter family protein, with protein MDKEYEYRVLNLVGDVGEMLLENGSEVYRVENSVCAVAQYFGFHSQCFATLTCIIITFENSTGEIVSLLRRVKSRGINLDKVYKISSVVKGIENYDVEMLEKELKIIKEEKPYSHLVSMFGNCIGASFFSILFLGNFNDFLASFLSGLITSIFLKISDKLNLGIFFTNLICGFIATTSACIFYHMGFIIGVSITIISTLMILVPGVAFINSMRDIFAGDLVTGMSRFMEVVMIGTSIAVGSGIALNIFLKLGETI; from the coding sequence ATGGATAAAGAATATGAATATAGAGTATTAAATCTTGTTGGAGATGTAGGGGAAATGCTTTTAGAAAATGGGTCAGAAGTTTATAGAGTAGAAAATAGTGTATGTGCAGTGGCACAATATTTTGGTTTCCATTCTCAATGTTTTGCTACTCTCACTTGTATTATTATAACTTTTGAAAATTCTACAGGAGAGATTGTATCATTACTTAGGAGAGTGAAATCAAGAGGGATAAATTTAGATAAAGTATATAAAATTTCTTCAGTAGTTAAAGGAATAGAGAATTATGATGTGGAAATGCTAGAAAAAGAATTAAAAATAATTAAAGAGGAAAAACCATATTCTCATTTAGTTAGTATGTTTGGTAATTGTATAGGAGCATCATTTTTTTCTATACTATTTTTAGGAAATTTTAATGATTTTTTAGCTTCATTTTTATCAGGCTTAATAACATCGATATTTTTAAAAATCTCAGATAAACTTAATTTAGGGATATTTTTTACTAATTTAATTTGTGGATTTATAGCAACTACTTCAGCATGCATTTTTTATCATATGGGATTTATAATAGGAGTTTCAATAACAATTATATCAACACTTATGATATTAGTTCCAGGAGTTGCTTTTATTAATTCAATGAGAGATATTTTTGCTGGTGATTTAGTGACTGGAATGTCAAGGTTCATGGAAGTTGTCATGATAGGAACATCCATTGCAGTAGGATCTGGAATAGCACTTAATATTTTTTTAAAATTGGGAGAAACGATATGA
- the pepF gene encoding oligoendopeptidase F, whose amino-acid sequence MLKRNEIDNKYKWNMADFYANWDEWEKDLETFKSMAKEISQYKGQIKDDSKKFIELIKLEEKMGRLLDKLYVYPYMLKDLDSKDEVSSVKLQEIQSIYTEYSVSAAWITPEILQIPKETMEKWIDENPELKDHKFGLMEIYRLQGHVLDEGKEKLLSYYGQYMGAPHDIYAELSISDMKWNEVKLSDGYEGPVTNGIYSKVLATNRNQEDRKKAFEALYGAFDNNKNTYGAIYRALLQRDVASSKGRNYNSSLEKALEPKNVPTEVYTTLLKSAIDNNAPLQRYVNLRKKALGLKEYHYYDNSINIVEYDKTFNYDVAKEMVYNSVAPLGEDYSSKMNRAISEGWIDVFETENKRSGAYSIGVYDVHPYMLLNYQSTLDDVFTLAHELGHTLHTMLSNENQPYATHNYTIFVAEVASTFNERLLLDYMIKNSNDPIEKIALIEQALGNIVGTFYIQTLFANYEYQAHKLVEEGKAVTPDVLSGIMDNLFKEYFGDSITMDELQKIIWARIPHFFNSPYYVYQYATSFASSANLYDRITNTKYSEEERAKAKEDYLTLLKSGGNDHPMAQLKKAGVDLEKVESFHAVAVEFDRLLDILEEELNKLENN is encoded by the coding sequence TTGTTAAAAAGAAATGAAATTGATAATAAATATAAATGGAATATGGCAGATTTTTATGCTAATTGGGATGAATGGGAGAAGGACCTTGAAACTTTTAAATCTATGGCAAAAGAGATTTCACAATACAAAGGACAAATAAAAGATGATTCTAAAAAATTTATAGAACTCATCAAATTAGAAGAAAAAATGGGAAGATTATTGGATAAGTTATATGTATACCCATATATGCTAAAAGATCTAGATTCTAAAGATGAGGTATCTTCTGTAAAACTTCAAGAGATTCAGTCTATATATACAGAGTATTCAGTAAGTGCAGCTTGGATAACACCAGAAATTTTACAAATTCCGAAAGAAACTATGGAAAAATGGATAGATGAAAATCCAGAGCTAAAAGACCATAAATTTGGACTTATGGAGATATATAGATTACAAGGACATGTATTAGATGAAGGAAAGGAGAAATTACTTTCTTACTACGGACAATACATGGGGGCTCCTCATGATATATATGCAGAATTATCTATCTCTGATATGAAGTGGAATGAGGTAAAACTTTCTGATGGATATGAGGGACCTGTTACAAATGGAATATATTCAAAAGTTTTAGCAACTAATAGAAACCAAGAGGATAGAAAAAAAGCTTTTGAAGCACTATATGGAGCTTTTGATAATAATAAAAATACTTATGGAGCAATATATAGAGCACTTCTTCAAAGAGATGTGGCTTCATCTAAAGGAAGAAATTATAACTCTAGTTTAGAAAAAGCACTTGAACCTAAAAATGTTCCAACTGAAGTTTATACAACTTTATTAAAATCAGCAATAGATAATAACGCTCCACTACAAAGATATGTAAATTTAAGAAAAAAGGCCTTAGGCTTAAAAGAGTATCATTACTATGATAATAGTATAAATATAGTGGAATATGATAAAACTTTTAATTATGATGTGGCAAAAGAGATGGTATATAATTCTGTAGCACCTCTTGGAGAAGATTATTCTAGTAAAATGAATAGAGCTATAAGTGAAGGTTGGATAGATGTATTTGAAACAGAAAACAAAAGAAGTGGAGCTTATTCAATAGGAGTTTATGATGTACATCCATATATGTTATTAAACTATCAATCTACTTTAGATGATGTATTTACATTAGCTCATGAGTTAGGCCATACATTACATACAATGTTATCAAATGAAAACCAACCATATGCTACACATAATTATACAATATTTGTAGCTGAAGTAGCTTCTACTTTTAATGAAAGATTACTGTTAGATTATATGATTAAAAATTCAAATGACCCTATTGAAAAGATAGCGTTGATAGAGCAAGCTCTTGGAAATATTGTAGGAACTTTTTATATTCAAACTCTATTTGCTAACTATGAGTATCAAGCTCATAAGTTAGTTGAAGAAGGAAAAGCTGTAACTCCTGATGTTCTTAGTGGAATAATGGATAATCTATTTAAAGAGTATTTTGGAGATAGTATTACTATGGACGAACTACAAAAAATAATCTGGGCAAGAATACCACACTTCTTTAATTCTCCTTATTATGTATATCAATATGCTACTAGCTTTGCTTCATCAGCAAATCTGTATGATAGAATAACTAATACTAAGTATAGTGAAGAGGAAAGAGCTAAAGCTAAAGAAGATTATTTAACACTTTTAAAATCTGGCGGAAATGATCATCCTATGGCTCAACTTAAAAAGGCAGGAGTAGATTTAGAAAAAGTTGAAAGCTTCCATGCAGTAGCTGTAGAGTTTGATAGATTACTTGATATTTTAGAAGAGGAATTAAATAAATTAGAAAATAATTAA
- a CDS encoding uracil-xanthine permease family protein encodes MNNKENKIGKARFILGIQHVLAMFGATVLVPFLTGLNPSIALISAGVGTLIFHFCTKRIVPVFLGSSFAFIGALTLVLKNEGIAAIKGGVIAAGFIYVFMAYLVKVFGVERIKSFFPPIVTGPIIMLIGLRMSPTALNMAGYTNGKFDPKSLIVALAVILTMIFITMMKKTFIRLIPILMAVIVGYITAAFLGMVDFGVVSQAKWIGLSSEAANDLLTIPAMSLTGIIAIAPIALVVFIEHIGDITTNGAVVGKDFFKDPGIHRTLLGDGLATIAAGFLGGPANTTYGENTGVLAVTKVYDPVILRIAACYAIILGFIGKFGILLQTIPLPVMGGVSVILFGMIASVGVRTVVDAQLDFGNSRNLIISSIIFVLGIAIDNITIWETLSISGLALAAFSGVILNKILPLDREIKLKKIG; translated from the coding sequence ATGAATAATAAGGAAAATAAAATAGGTAAAGCTAGATTTATCTTAGGAATACAGCATGTACTTGCAATGTTTGGAGCTACTGTTTTAGTTCCTTTCTTAACAGGATTAAATCCATCAATAGCTTTAATATCTGCTGGAGTGGGAACATTGATATTTCATTTTTGTACTAAAAGAATTGTACCAGTTTTTTTAGGTTCATCTTTTGCTTTTATAGGAGCATTGACACTGGTTTTAAAAAATGAAGGAATAGCGGCTATAAAAGGTGGAGTGATAGCAGCAGGATTTATTTATGTATTTATGGCTTATTTAGTTAAAGTTTTTGGAGTTGAAAGAATAAAATCATTTTTTCCACCAATAGTAACAGGACCAATTATAATGTTGATAGGGCTTAGGATGAGTCCAACAGCTTTAAATATGGCTGGATATACCAATGGAAAATTTGATCCTAAAAGTTTGATTGTTGCCCTTGCTGTAATTTTAACAATGATATTTATAACAATGATGAAGAAAACATTTATAAGGCTTATTCCAATATTAATGGCTGTGATAGTTGGATATATTACGGCAGCTTTTTTGGGAATGGTAGACTTTGGAGTAGTGTCACAAGCTAAATGGATAGGACTTTCTTCGGAGGCTGCAAATGATTTATTAACAATTCCAGCTATGTCTTTGACAGGGATAATAGCTATAGCTCCAATAGCACTTGTCGTATTCATAGAACATATAGGAGATATTACTACTAATGGTGCTGTTGTAGGAAAAGATTTTTTCAAAGATCCTGGAATCCATAGAACGCTTTTAGGAGATGGACTTGCTACAATAGCAGCAGGATTTTTAGGTGGGCCAGCTAATACAACTTATGGAGAAAATACAGGAGTGCTAGCTGTAACTAAAGTATATGATCCAGTTATTTTAAGAATAGCAGCTTGTTATGCTATTATATTAGGATTTATAGGGAAATTTGGAATACTTTTACAAACTATTCCATTACCAGTAATGGGAGGAGTTTCTGTAATTCTATTTGGAATGATAGCTTCAGTAGGAGTAAGAACTGTTGTAGATGCACAACTTGATTTTGGAAATTCAAGAAATTTAATAATCTCTTCTATAATATTTGTTCTTGGAATAGCTATAGATAATATAACTATATGGGAGACGCTTTCTATTTCTGGATTGGCTTTAGCTGCTTTTTCAGGAGTTATTTTAAATAAAATTCTTCCATTGGATAGAGAGATAAAATTAAAAAAAATAGGCTAG
- a CDS encoding thioesterase family protein, which produces MLKKGMNFTQSKVVKESETAAKVASGALEVFSTPMLIAFMESTAFTLAQKELEEGDTTVGISVNIKHLKANLIGDELTCTATLDKIDGKKLDFSVKVFHGETLVGEGEHSRFIVNEKKFLEKLNK; this is translated from the coding sequence ATGTTAAAAAAAGGAATGAATTTTACGCAAAGTAAAGTAGTTAAAGAGAGTGAAACAGCTGCTAAAGTAGCATCAGGAGCTTTAGAAGTGTTCTCTACACCTATGCTTATAGCTTTTATGGAGAGTACAGCTTTTACTTTGGCTCAAAAAGAGTTAGAAGAAGGGGATACAACAGTGGGAATCTCTGTAAATATTAAACATTTAAAAGCTAATCTTATAGGAGATGAATTAACTTGTACAGCTACTTTAGATAAAATAGATGGGAAAAAATTAGATTTCTCTGTTAAGGTTTTCCATGGAGAAACTTTAGTAGGAGAGGGAGAACATAGTAGATTTATAGTTAATGAAAAAAAGTTTTTAGAAAAACTTAATAAGTAA